A region of Amyelois transitella isolate CPQ chromosome 19, ilAmyTran1.1, whole genome shotgun sequence DNA encodes the following proteins:
- the LOC106139587 gene encoding uncharacterized protein K02A2.6-like: MEHARPPSELCLEGGPANRADAWRKWYKQFLVFLKASGVYKEPTDVQASLLINLIGSEGYDVYTTFKFEKETDRENFDKLVSKFNEHFGTKQNTTMARFKFFTRNQENGESVDEYVTALKILSQHCEFEHLEEGLIRDRVVCGVTDGKIRDRLLRAEDLTLARAVKICQASEMSTEEKRQIEGTKAVTDGGASSAAVDVVYGGAGGPSRAARGGWGRPRPRGQLRAAGARGAATAGGRRGAASRSACRACMKDQCDGDYKCAARNAQCFWCSERGHFKSACPKLKSRVYQIEEELSTDDSDLYYVSTVDNFGDGMDSHKWYETLFLYGSDLKERFKLDTGSDLNVMSLKTYCKLGLNLSELTSDNTRALSFCGNFIPIVGSCYINWFYKNKVYKLRFIISEHDCQNVLGKFSCEQLGLIKRLYSIDINQYDDIFKGLGKLPGKYKIVTIPGAQPSVCPVRKIPVGVRDKLRIELDRMENLGVIRRVTHPTPWVNAIVVAAKKDGSIRVCLDPRPLNRAVRRAHYPLPTLTDIATKLEGARYFSKLDARSGFWMVQLDDDSADLCTFGTPYGRYQYLRLPYGINCASEVFHQKIRQILEGLEGVDSFVDDVIVWGSSISEHDERLKLLLNRARDAGIKFNKEKCEFCVQTVTYLGHTFSSKGMQIDESKLKAIRDMPNPQDRSSLERFLGMVNYLSKFIPHYSEIAAPLRILLKKDSVWNWDEVHEATVRRLKESVCAAPVLALYSAREPVLLSVDASSRALGAVLMQGGRPVEYASSTLTDTQCRYAQIEKELLAIVFALERFHQYVYGRKDVTVETDHKPLETLFHKALDSVPARLQRMMLRIQGYDFKVTYKPGKYMFVADTLSRAPLPEQLQQKVSDEISEQSCFLIENVRFSDSKLSMIKEHTMKDEECQLIIRYIKNGWPNYKYEVDERVKEQWSYKESFEYVDGIIFKDNLVYIPFKLRYEMVKRVHDGHMGIDRCKRHARDVMFWPGMSRDIESAVRRCATCAERVARPAREPLLPHPIPSLPWAKIGSDIFQNGNKYFLILVDYFSNYIEVCPLLNITSKTVITAMKDQFARHGIPQELITDNGPAYASKEFATFSKQWGFKHVTSSPKYPVSNGRSEKAVHIVKNMLTKSLSSGSDFYLGLLNLRTTPRDGISSPSQLLMGRRLNSRLPSHDCKLQPSRDNRDDYKAITSKQARDKQHYDKRARALPELRAGQRVVMVDAGDRKHARVQARAPQPRSYFVIDSTGKRYRRNRRHLINVEAALSSPSQYTPEEQEHYEEEDWSMAESEDNADDPTFVLTSGDGSRLSEDSRGDILKGRLDRARRPAAEAARTIIAKLNREK; encoded by the coding sequence atggAACACGCGCGTCCGCCATCGGAATTATGCCTAGAGGGCGGGCCGGCAAACCGCGCTGACGCGTGGCGAAAATGGTACAAGCAGTTTTTGGTGTTCCTGAAGGCCTCGGGAGTCTATAAAGAACCGACAGATGTACAAGCCAGTCTCCTCATTAACCTGATAGGCTCAGAAGGTTACGACGTATATACTACGTTTAAATTCGAAAAGGAGACTGATCGGGAGAATTTCGACAAGTTGGTCAGCAAATTTAATGAGCATTTCGGTACGAAACAAAATACTACCATGGCtcgtttcaaattttttacaagaaatcAAGAAAATGGTGAATCTGTCGATGAGTACGTCACAGCATTGAAAATACTTTCGCAGCATTGTGAATTCGAGCATCTCGAAGAAGGTCTGATACGCGATCGTGTTGTTTGCGGGGTCACCGATGGAAAAATACGTGATCGATTACTGAGAGCTGAGGATCTGACCCTCGCACGAGCTGTGAAGATTTGTCAAGCTAGTGAGATGTCTACAGAGGAAAAACGGCAGATAGAAGGAACCAAGGCGGTAACCGACGGGGGCGCGTCGTCGGCAGCCGTGGACGTGGTGTACGGCGGCGCAGGCGGACCGTCGCGAGCGGCGCGTGGCGGCTGGGGCCGGCCGCGGCCGCGGGGCCAGCTCCGTGCGGCCGGCGCTCGGGGAGCGGCCACTGCAGGCGGCCGACGCGGGGCAGCTTCTAGGAGTGCGTGTCGGGCTTGCATGAAGGATCAGTGTGACGGAGACTATAAGTGTGCGGCTAGAAATGCTCAATGTTTTTGGTGCAGTGAACGGGGACATTTTAAAAGTGCATGTCCTAAGTTAAAGAGCAGAGTATACCAAATTGAGGAAGAGTTATCAACTGACGATTCAGATTTGTACTACGTCTCCACGGTCGACAATTTCGGTGACGGTATGGACAGCCACAAATGGTAtgagactttatttttatatggtagtgatttaaaagaaagatTTAAGCTAGATACTGGTTCGGATTTAAATGTAATGTCCTTGAAAACATATTGTAAATTGGGTTTGAACTTATCAGAGTTAACATCAGATAATACGAGAGCTTTATCGTTTTGTGGCAATTTTATTCCTATTGTTGGATCATGTTACATCAattggttttataaaaataaagtgtataAATTACGTTTCATAATTTCTGAACACGACTGTCAAAATGTGCTGGGCAAATTTTCTTGTGAACAACTAGGCTTAATAAAACGTTTATATTCAATAGATATTAACCAGTATGATGATATTTTCAAAGGTTTGGGAAAGTTGCCTGGCAAATACAAAATAGTAACAATTCCGGGCGCGCAGCCGTCAGTCTGTCCCGTTAGAAAAATACCCGTGGGCGTACGAGATAAGTTACGAATCGAATTAGATCGAATGGAAAATCTAGGCGTTATTAGAAGAGTGACGCACCCGACCCCGTGGGTGAATGCAATCGTAGTGGCGGCGAAAAAAGATGGCAGCATTCGAGTGTGCCTCGACCCGCGGCCGCTTAATAGGGCCGTGCGACGCGCACACTACCCGTTGCCGACGCTCACTGATATCGCGACTAAATTAGAAGGAGCTAggtattttagtaaattagaCGCTCGATCTGGATTTTGGATGGTTCAGTTAGATGATGATAGCGCTGATTTATGTACGTTTGGAACACCATATGGCAGATACCAGTATCTACGTTTACCTTATGGTATAAACTGTGCATCTGaagtttttcatcaaaaaatacGTCAAATATTAGAGGGCTTAGAGGGCGTAGATTCATTTGTTGATGATGTCATAGTTTGGGGGTCTTCAATTTCAGAACATGACGAGAGGCTTaagcttttattaaataggGCACGTGATGCtggtattaaatttaataaagaaaaatgtgaattttGTGTTCAAACGGTAACTTACCTTGGACATACCTTTAGCTCCAAAGGTATGCAAATAGATGAAAGTAAACTTAAGGCAATTCGTGACATGCCGAATCCGCAAGACAGGAGTTCATTAGAGCGTTTTTTGGGCatggtaaattatttatcaaaatttataccACATTATTCAGAGATAGCGGCTCCTCTACGTATCCTTTTGAAAAAAGACTCTGTATGGAATTGGGACGAAGTACATGAAGCGACCGTGCGGCGTTTAAAAGAGTCAGTGTGCGCCGCGCCTGTACTGGCTTTGTATTCTGCGCGCGAGCCGGTGCTGTTATCAGTAGACGCGAGCTCTCGCGCGCTCGGCGCAGTGCTCATGCAGGGCGGCCGGCCGGTCGAGTATGCGTCATCCACACTCACCGACACGCAATGCAGGTATGCTCAAATTGAAAAAGAGCTGTTGGCGATCGTGTTTGCGCTCGAACGATTTCACCAATATGTTTATGGCCGTAAAGATGTCACAGTGGAGACGGATCACAAGCCATTGGAAACGCTATTTCATAAGGCGTTGGATTCCGTTCCAGCCAGACTGCAGCGCATGATGTTACGTATACAGGGATACGATTTCAAGGTTACGTATAAACCTGGAAAATATATGTTCGTTGCAGACACCCTTTCGAGGGCACCTTTACCTGAACAGTTACAACAAAAAGTAAGTGATGAAATTTCGGAGCAATCATGTTTTCTTATAGAAAATGTTAGGTTTAGTGACAGTAAATTGAGTATGATAAAGGAGCATACAATGAAAGATGAAGAATGTCAGTTaattataagatatataaaaaatggctGGCCAAATTATAAGTATGAAGTGGATGAAAGAGTAAAAGAGCAGTGGTCGTATAAGGAAAGTTTTGAATATGTCGAtggtataatatttaaagataatttggtTTATATTCCATTTAAGTTAAGGTACGAAATGGTAAAGCGAGTTCACGATGGGCATATGGGTATAGATAGATGCAAACGGCATGCGCGGGATGTGATGTTCTGGCCAGGGATGTCTCGAGACATCGAGAGTGCAGTACGCCGCTGTGCGACGTGCGCCGAGAGGGTGGCGCGGCCCGCGCGGGAACCGCTCTTGCCACATCCTATCCCGAGCCTGCCGTGGGCTAAAATAGGCTCGGACATATTTCAGAACGGtaacaagtattttttaatcttagtcGACTATTTTTCGAATTATATCGAAGTTTGTCCACTGCTGAACATTACTAGCAAGACAGTCATAACAGCGATGAAGGATCAATTTGCAAGGCACGGCATCCCACAGGAACTGATAACTGATAATGGGCCAGCGTATGCCTCGAAGGAATTTGCTACATTTAGTAAGCAATGGGGGTTCAAACATGTTACGAGTTCGCCGAAATATCCGGTATCAAATGGACGAAGTGAGAAGGCAGTAcacatagttaaaaatatgttaaccaAATCTTTGTCATCTGGTTCTGATTTCTATTTAGGGTTGCTAAACCTTAGAACAACTCCCAGGGATGGAATTAGCTCACCATCTCAGTTACTTATGGGACGCAGGCTTAATTCCAGGCTCCCATCTCACGACTGTAAACTGCAACCCAGCCGTGACAACCGTGACGATTATAAGGCTATCACAAGCAAGCAAGCCCGCGACAAACAGCACTATGATAAACGAGCACGAGCGTTGCCGGAGCTGCGGGCTGGGCAACGTGTGGTGATGGTGGACGCCGGAGACAGGAAGCACGCGCGCGTCCAGGCGCGGGCGCCACAACCACGCTCCTACTTCGTAATAGACTCAACAGGAAAGCGGTACAGAAGAAATAGACGCCATTTAATTAATGTGGAGGCAGCTCTTTCTTCTCCATCCCAATATACGCCCGAGGAGCAAGAACATTACGAGGAAGAGGATTGGTCCATGGCCGAAAGTGAGGACAACGCAGATGATCCTACGTTTGTTTTAACCAGCGGGGATGGGTCGCGTCTCTCTGAGGACTCCCGGGGTGATATTTTGAAAGGCCGGTTAGATCGCGCGCGCAGACCGGCGGCTGAGGCGGCCCGCACTATTATTGCCAAACTAAATagggaaaaataa